A stretch of DNA from Trueperaceae bacterium:
GTCGTTGACGTCGCCGTACTGCGGCACCACCACGAAGCCGTTGCCGACGTAGAAGTTGGCGTAGCTTGGCGGTAGGCGCGTGCCTTCCTATTCCATGCGGCGCAGGGCAGCGGGAGCTCGACCAAGCGGTACGGTCGGCCGCCGGGCGTGCGCGGTTGGCGTGACAGCTCGAGGTTCTCGGCCGTGGCGGCGTGGTTGGGGTCGTCCGGGCGTGCCTTCACGGTGCAGACGATGGTGTCGTCGTCGACGAAGCGAGCGATGGTGTCGACGTGACCGTCGGTGTGGTCGCCCTCGAGGCCGCCGGCCGGCCACGCCAGCCGCTTCACCCCGAGGTAGTCGCGCGGCAGCGGCTCGAGTTAGGCCGCGTCCAACCGTGGGTTGCGGTTGGGTTCCAGCAGGCAGGAGCGGGTGGTCAGGCAGACCCCGTGGGAGTTGAGCTCCAGCGAGCCGCCTTCCATCACGACGGGGGCGACGAAGCGCCGCATGCCGAGGCGGGCCGCCAGCGTGACGGGCGGTCGTCGTCGGTCCACGGGGCGTACTTGCGGCCCCGAGCGTTGAAGCCCCAGTCGGTCAAGGTGACCTCGGCACCCTTGCCGTGCGCCCGGGGTCGGGTGACGAAGAACGGCCTCTACCTCCTCGTCCTTGACGTTCAACACCACCGGTTCGAAGCGCGCGACGGTCGCCACGAGGGCAGCGAACTCACGCCTCACCCCGGCGAAGTGTCCGACCCAGAGCTCGTCGTCGAACGGCCAGGTGATCCAGGTAGCGGCGTGCGGCGCCCGCTGCGCGTGCTCGCCGGTGCGTACTAGCTCACCACCAGGCAGGCGCCCACGGTTCTAGGGTAGTCGGATGGACCTCACGAACGCCAAGCCGCTGCGTGACTGGTGGCGGCTCGCACCGCTCGTGCTGGCCAACCTGCTGCCGTTGGCGGCGGTCTTCTGGTACGGCTGGAGCTTGGGCGACCTGATACTCCTCTACTGGCTGGAGAGCGGCGTGATCGGGTTCTTCACCGTGGCGCGGATGCTGGTGGCCCGCAGCGAGGGGCTGCCCCAGGCGGTGGCGCGCCTAGGGAAACGCTTCGGCGTGCCTTTCTTCGTCATGCACTACGGCATCTTCTGGCTGGTCCACGGCATGTTCGTCTACGCGTTCTTCGGCGGTTTCGACGATGCGATGATGTCACGGCCGGGCAGCTTCTTCTTCGGTGCGTTCATCAGCACCTTCACGCGTGCCGACGTCTTCGCCTGGCCGCTGCTCGGCCTGCTGGTCTCGCACGCGCTCAGCTTCGTGACCGAGTACCTCTTGACCGGCGCGTACCGCAGCGCCACCATCAATCAGCTGATGGCGCAACCTTACGGTCGGGTGGTGGTCTTGCACCTCACCATCCTGGGCGGCGGTTTCCTCGCCATGGCGTTGGGGCCGTCGACCACCGTCCTGCTGGTGTTCGTTGCGGTCAAGGTCGGCGTCGACCTGTGGACGCAGCGCCGGGAGGGCGAGGTCGTCAT
This window harbors:
- a CDS encoding agmatine deiminase family protein, with translation MDRRRPPVTLAARLGMRRFVAPVVMEGGSLELNSHGVCLTTRSCLLEPNRNPRLDAA